GTGAGGTAGTACTCGCCCGCGGGATTGTTGGTGGTGAGCTGGTCAATCACGCCGAACAATGCCGCCGCCGAAAAGGCGTAAATGCCGGAGTTGATCTCGCGAATCTTCTCCTGTCCCGGCTTCAGCATCTTTTGCTCGACGATGGCGGCAATCTGGTCGCTGTTGCGCTGGCGCCGCACCACGCGTCCGTAGCCATGTGGGTCGGGCGCCAGCGCGGTGAGCACGGCCATGGCCGCGCCGCGCGCCAGGTGGAAGTCGCGCAGCCGCTCGAGGGTCTGCGGGCGGATGAGAGGCACGTCGCCGGAGAGCACCAGCACGTGATCGTACCCGGAGAGTGCCTGCTGCGCCGACTTGATGGCGTGTCCGGTGCCGCGCTGCTCGGCCTGCACAACGAAGTTCACGCCGGCGTCGCGGACAGAGTGCGTTACGCGCTCGGCCTCGTGGCCCACGATGACGAAAATGTCGGAAGGCGCCACCACCTGCGCCGCCGTGCCAATCACGTGCTCCAGCAGCGCCTTGCCGCCGATCTTGTGGAGGACTTTGGGATGCTGTGATTTCAGCCGCGTCCCTTTGCCCGCGGCCATGATGGCGATAGCGAAGCGCGGCGCAGGACCTGGGGCCAACGCCCGCGCCGCCGAAGATGTGGGCGCCCCATCCTTCCCGCTTTTTTTGGCGGAGGATGGGCCGCGGCGTTGCTTGTGCGCCGATTTCTTCCTGGAAGCCATCCGCGCCATCTTAAACCGAGCGCAGTGTGAGCGGTAAGTGCGTTGAGGGATGCGCGAATCCGGCGATCCGGCCATCCGGTCATCTGGAGAGCTCGCGAAATCACGGCAACTCAAATCGCCAGATGATCAGCTCGCCAGGTGGTCAGGTCACGCCAGGCTGCCCCACGTTCGCGCCGCGCCTCGCGGCGCCGACCCGGGCGCGCTGACATGCGGTCAGCTCTTCGGCGCTTGCGCGATACGCGGTCCTGAAGGGAGCTCAAGACGGCAGGCGGCGCTCCCGCGCAAGCCGCAGCAAGTCCTGCACCACGCGATCCGACGCATGGCGCGCCACGCCGGCGGCCTCCTCCAGGTAGTCGCCCAGCACCGGCGTCACGCCCAGCGCCTCCACCGCTTCCATGTCGACGACGATCTGGCTGGCCCCCTCGAGGGCGTACCTGGCCTTCAGCTCGGGAGAGAGCGGCGCGCGGTTCAGCAGCGCGTAGTCGAACAGCTTCACGCCGGCGTGCTTGTACAGCGCCTGTATGTGATCGCTTGCGGTCAGCCCGAGGCTCTCGTTGGCCTGCGTCATCAGGTTGCAGACGTAGACCTTCACCGCCCGCGATTTCGCAATCGCCTCGGGAATGCCGCGAACGAGCAGGTTGGTGGCGAGCGAGGTGAACAGCGACCCGGGGCCGAGCGTGATGAGGTCGGCCTGCGCGATGGCGTCGAGCGTTTGCTGCAGTGGCGGCGCGTCGGGCGGCGCCATCTCCAGCTTCACGATGCGGCGGTGGCTGGCGGTGATGCGCGTTTCCCCCTCCACCCGCGAGCCGTCATCCATTTGCGCCACCAGCTGCACATTGGCGGTTGTCGAAGGGAAGATGCGCCCGCGCGTCGCCAGAATTCCCGCCGATTGCTTCACCGCGTCGGCAAAGTCGCCGGTGATCGCGGTGAGCGCCGTCAGAAACAGGTTGCCGAAGCTGTGGCCTTCCAGGCCAGAGCCCGCGCCGAAGCGATACTGGAACAGGCGCGAGAGCAGCGCCTCGTCTTCCGAGAGCGCGACCATGCAGTTGCGAATGTCGCCCGGCGGCAGGATGTTGAACTCGCGGCGCAGCCGGCCGCTCGATCCGCCGTCATCGGTCACGGTGACGATGGCCGAAAGGTCGCCGACGGG
This sequence is a window from Terriglobales bacterium. Protein-coding genes within it:
- a CDS encoding gluconeogenesis factor YvcK family protein, producing the protein MNVVAMGGGTGLSTLLKGLKRHVASGDAAPAGFPVGDLSAIVTVTDDGGSSGRLRREFNILPPGDIRNCMVALSEDEALLSRLFQYRFGAGSGLEGHSFGNLFLTALTAITGDFADAVKQSAGILATRGRIFPSTTANVQLVAQMDDGSRVEGETRITASHRRIVKLEMAPPDAPPLQQTLDAIAQADLITLGPGSLFTSLATNLLVRGIPEAIAKSRAVKVYVCNLMTQANESLGLTASDHIQALYKHAGVKLFDYALLNRAPLSPELKARYALEGASQIVVDMEAVEALGVTPVLGDYLEEAAGVARHASDRVVQDLLRLARERRLPS